TGACGGCCGAATATTTCATGTGGCGCTTCGCCACCGCGATCCGCGACAACGATGCGCTCTCCCTCAAGGAAACGCTGCGCAACATCGATCTCCTGATCATCGACGACATGCAGTTCCTGCAGGGCAACTCGATCCAGAACGAGTTCTGCCACCTGCTCAACATGCTGCTCGATTCGGCCAAGCAGGTCGTGGTCGCTGCCGACCGTGCGCCCTGGGAGCTGGAATCGCTCGACCCGCGCGTGCGCTCGCGCCTGCAGGGTGGCGTCGCCATCGAGATGGAAGCGCCGGACTACGAGATGCGCCTTGAAATCCTCAAGCGCCGCCTTGCCGCCGCGCAGCAGGAAGACCAGTCGCTCGACATTCCGGTCGAGATTCTCAGCCATGTCGCGCGCAACATCACGGCCAGCGGCCGCGAGCTGGAAGGCGCCTTCAACCAGCTCCTTTTCCGCCGCTCCTTCGAGCCGAACCTGACGATCGAGCGTGTCGACGAGCTGCTCGGCCATCTGGTCGCCGCCGGCGAGCCGCGCCGCGTGCGCATCGAGGACATCCAGCGCGTCGTCGCCAAGCACTACAACGTCTCGCGCCAGGAACTGGTCTCGAACCGCCGCACGCGCGTCATCGTCAAGCCGCGCCAGATCGCCATGTATCTGTCGAAGACCCTGACGCCGCGCTCCTTCCCGGAGATCGGCCGCCGTTTCGGCGGACGCGACCATACGACCGTGCTGCATGCCGTGCGCAAGATTGAGGAACTGATCTCGGGCGATACCAAGCTCAGCCACGAGATCGAGCTTCTGAAGCGCCTGATCAACGAATAGTACGGATCCGACCGGGCTCTGCTTAAAAAAGGGGGCCGCAAGGCCCCTTTTCTTTGCCGCGGGATCGAAAGTCCCTCTGCGTCATGGGTTGCGTGGGCGCGCGCGGACCCTCGGAGCGAGCCCGGCGGTCGGCGTTCAAGACAGATATGGGAGAGAGCGCCGGCCCTAGCAGGCGAGATCGGCGACGACGGCGTCGAGGATCAGCATCCCGGCCGGCGTGCAGCGCAGGCGCGAATTGCCGAGCCGCTCGATGAAGCCGTGATCGATGAGGAATTGTTCGCGGTCCGGGTCGAGATCGCGGCCGGAAAAGGCCTGCCAGCGGGCAAGATCCACGCCTTCCTTCAGCCGCAGGCCCATCAGCAGGAGCTCGTCCGCCTGCGCCTCGTATTCCAGCACTTCCTGGTCGACCATGCCGTGGCCTTCGGCCTCGACAAGCGACAGCCAGCCCTCCGGCTTGCGCTCCGTCGCGGTCGCGATCTTCGCGCCGCCCGTCGTCAGCCGGCCATGGGCGCCGGGGCCGATGCCGACATAATCGCCATAGCGCCAGTAGGTGAGGTTGTGGCGACTTTCCGAGCCGGGGCGAGCGTGGTTGGAAACCTCATAGGCCGGCATGCCCTCGCGCTCGGTGATCTCCTGCGTCGCCTCGTAGAGCACGGCGGACTGCTCTCCATCCGGCACCACCAGCTTGCCGGCCTTGGCGAGGCCGTAGAAGGGCGTGCCCTCCTCGATAGTGAGCTGGTAGAGCGAGAGGTGATCGACCGCGTAGGACACGGCCTCCTTCAATTCGCGGTCCCATTCCTCCACCGTCTGGTTCGGGCGGGCATAGATGAGGTCGAAGGACATGCGCGGGAAGATGTCGCGCGCAAGGCGGATCGCCTTCAGCGCGTCGGCGACGTCATGCAGCCGGCCGAGGAATTTCAGGTCCCGGTCGTTCAGCGCCTGCACGCCGAGCGAGACGCGGTTGACGCCGGCGGCGCGGTAGCCTCGGAAGCGCTCGGCCTCGACGCTGGAGGGGTTCGCCTCCATGGTGATCTCGATACCGTCAGGCACATGCCAGTGGCGGGCGATGCCGTTGAGAATGGCATCCACCGTCTCCGGCGCCATCAGCGAGGGCGTGCCCCCACCCATGAAGATGCTGGTGACAGTGCGCGAGCCGGTCAGCCGGCGCATCGTCGCCATTTCCTTCAGGAAAGCCTGCACGAAGCGCGGCTGGTCGACCGGCTGGTGGCGCACATGGCTGTTGAAGTCGCAGTAAGGGCATTTGGCGGCACAGAACGGCCAGTGCACATAGATGCCGAAGCCGGGATCGGAAAGGTCCGCTCCCGTGCTCGGCCGGATATCGAAGGGCACCGCCGTCATGACGTTTCAGGCTTTCAGGCAGGTTTCGACGAAGATCTTGAAGGCGCGGGCGCGGTGCGAGAGCGCGGTCGCGTCACCCGGCTTCCAGCCGTGCTTTTCTTCCGCGCTCATCTCGCCGAAGGTCGTCTCGTACCCTTCCGGCTGGAAGACGGGGTCATAGCCGAAACCCTTGTCGCCGCGCGGCGGCCAGACCACATGGCCCTCCACTTCGCCGCGGAAGAGTTCCGTATGGCCGTCCGGCCAGGCAAGGCACAGCACGGAGACGAAGCGCGCGGTGCGATCCTTGGCGTCCGTCGCGCCTTTTTCGGAAAGTGCCTTTTCGACCTTCTCCATGGCCATGGTG
The Shinella zoogloeoides DNA segment above includes these coding regions:
- the rdgB gene encoding RdgB/HAM1 family non-canonical purine NTP pyrophosphatase, translated to MRKLDTKTIVVASHNAGKIREIEDLIGPFGFSAKSAAELKFEEPDETGTTFEENATIKALASAKASGLPALSDDSGLVIDALDGAPGVYTANWAEKEDGTRDFTMAMEKVEKALSEKGATDAKDRTARFVSVLCLAWPDGHTELFRGEVEGHVVWPPRGDKGFGYDPVFQPEGYETTFGEMSAEEKHGWKPGDATALSHRARAFKIFVETCLKA
- the hemW gene encoding radical SAM family heme chaperone HemW, encoding MTAVPFDIRPSTGADLSDPGFGIYVHWPFCAAKCPYCDFNSHVRHQPVDQPRFVQAFLKEMATMRRLTGSRTVTSIFMGGGTPSLMAPETVDAILNGIARHWHVPDGIEITMEANPSSVEAERFRGYRAAGVNRVSLGVQALNDRDLKFLGRLHDVADALKAIRLARDIFPRMSFDLIYARPNQTVEEWDRELKEAVSYAVDHLSLYQLTIEEGTPFYGLAKAGKLVVPDGEQSAVLYEATQEITEREGMPAYEVSNHARPGSESRHNLTYWRYGDYVGIGPGAHGRLTTGGAKIATATERKPEGWLSLVEAEGHGMVDQEVLEYEAQADELLLMGLRLKEGVDLARWQAFSGRDLDPDREQFLIDHGFIERLGNSRLRCTPAGMLILDAVVADLAC
- the dnaA gene encoding chromosomal replication initiator protein DnaA, producing MKHDALFERVSARLKAQVGPDVFASWFGRLKIHSVSKSVVRLSVPTTFLKSWINNRYLDLITSLFQQEDAEILKVEILVRTATRGVRIGVADDAVAVAEPAPQAQPRRSAGSPQPVASVAASVTATAQPRAQHSGPLFGSPLDQRYTFDAFVEGTSNRVALAAARTIAEAGAGAVRFNPLFVHSSVGLGKTHLLQAIALGALSSARNPRVVYLTAEYFMWRFATAIRDNDALSLKETLRNIDLLIIDDMQFLQGNSIQNEFCHLLNMLLDSAKQVVVAADRAPWELESLDPRVRSRLQGGVAIEMEAPDYEMRLEILKRRLAAAQQEDQSLDIPVEILSHVARNITASGRELEGAFNQLLFRRSFEPNLTIERVDELLGHLVAAGEPRRVRIEDIQRVVAKHYNVSRQELVSNRRTRVIVKPRQIAMYLSKTLTPRSFPEIGRRFGGRDHTTVLHAVRKIEELISGDTKLSHEIELLKRLINE